A window of Mangifera indica cultivar Alphonso chromosome 13, CATAS_Mindica_2.1, whole genome shotgun sequence contains these coding sequences:
- the LOC123194649 gene encoding nuclear pore complex protein NUP205 isoform X2, with translation MVSPKQLLSIIESTLLGASPPSPTQRIELIHALRNALPSFQSLLSYPPPKPSDRAQLQFREVRLPDSPPISLDDQDVQIASKLSDDLHLNEIDCVRLLVSANQEWGFMGRGPLEVLRLASGLWYTERRDLITALYVLLRAVVLDQGLEEDIVAEILNFLENLINAGLRQRLIFLIKELNREEPAGLGGPLCERYVLDSRGALVERRAVVCRERLILGHCLVLSVLVVRPNQKDVKDAFSALKDSAAELNESNDTLKHQITFSLLFSLVITLISDALSAVPDRLSLLSCDASFRKEFHEILMAAGSDPIVESFVGCVRLAWVVHLMLTNDDNAARDTVSSVSSNDLVPIRSSLETVFSNNIFQFFLDKVLRTAAYQGQGQLKFSGSCTFGNDTLKQIVLKVKESKEKAMTVLNSYRIAGSHDVHDSNVLSQQAIETGALPFVSLLEFVSEIYQKEPELVSGNDVLWTFVIFAGEDHTNFQTLVAFLKMLSTLASSQEGASKVYELLQGKSFRSVGWRTLFDCLSIYDEKFKQSLQTSGAMLPEFQEGDAKALVAYLNVLQKVMENGNPVERKNWFLDIEPLFKLLSYENVPPYLKGALRNAIAAFVHVSPVQKDAIWSYLERYDLPVVVGTNVGNSAQPMPGQVYDMQFELNEIESRREQYPSTISFLNLLNVLIAEEKDVSDRGRRFVGIFRFIYDHVFGPFPQRAYADPCERWQLVVACLKHFHMVLNMYDIQEEDIDSVVEQSSAIMQPSSLQMQLPVLELLKDFMSGKTIFRNIMGILQTGVNSVITERTNQAYGPLLEKAVQLSLEIIILVFEKDLLVSDFWRPLYQPLDVILSQDHNQIVALLEYVRYGFSPKIQQCSIKIMSVLSSRMVGLVQLLLKYNAASSLVEDYAACLELRSEESQIVENSGEDPGVLIMQLLIDNVSRPAPNITHLLLKFDLDTPIERTLLQPKFHYSCLKIILEILDKLSKPDVNALLHEFGFQLLYDLCLDPLTCAPTMDMLSNRKYQFFVKHLDTVGVASLPKRNSNQALRISSLHQRAWLLKLLAIELHAGYGSSSSHQETCQIILAHLFGLDFIDDKADHAISSPFPNPSGTRTISKSKVLELLEVVQFRSPDTAVKLSQIVSSAKYDSLAEDILENPATSEKGGIYYYSERGDRLIDLASFSDKLWKKFNSVYPQLSNFGSEGELNDVRETIQQLLRWGWKYNKNLEEQAAQLHMLIGWSQIVEVSVSRRISLLGSRSEILYQILDSSLGASASPDCSLRMAFISCQVALTCMAKLRDERFLSPSGLNADSVTFLDVIMVKQLSNGACHSLLFKLIMSILRHESSEALRRRQYALLLSYFQYCQHMLAPDVPTTVLQFLLLDEQDGEDLDLQKIDKEQAELAHANFSILRKEAQAILDLVIKDATQGSEPGKTISLYVLDALICIDHNKYFLSQLQSRGFLRSCLTNISNVSYQDGRHSLDLLQRACTLEAELALLLRISQKYGKSGAQVLFSMGTLEHISSCRAVKLQGSLRRVDTKLRRDLAKDIDKQRMIVTPMLRLVFSLTSLVDTSDFFEVKNKIVREVIEFVKGHQLLFDQVLQENVFGGDELIMEQINLVVGILTKVWPYEENDEYGFVQGLFAIMHVLFSSDLESSMYPRSVRAPEDQRRSELNTFRLCFSLSSYLYFLVTKKSLRLQVSDGAGDYNAHSGLQQPTLNSLGSLLNYVTTVLERAAEEKSLLLNKIRDINELSRQEVDEVINMCVRQDYASSSDDIQKRRYVAMVEMCQFVGNRDQLITLLLPLVEHILNIIHIHFQDSSVVSDSSGTMKMITYGAKSDLGQDISMFCGKLIPTLERLELLSEDKVGHNVKVFRRVVTSLKEITIQKLT, from the exons GAACTCAATCGGGAAGAACCTGCTGGTTTAGGTGGGCCCCTCTGTGAGCGCTATGTTCTTGATTCTAGAGGTGCTCTTGTTGAGCGGAGAGCTGTGGTTTGTAGGGAAAGGCTAATTCTGGGACATTGTCTTGTCCTTTCTGTTTTAGTTGTGCGACCAA ATCAAAAAGATGTAAAGGATGCCTTCTCTGCTTTAAAAGACAGTGCTGCAGAACTTAATGAGAGCAATGACACCTTAAAGCATCAG ATTACCTTTagtcttctcttctctcttgtCATCACTTTGATATCAGATGCTCTCAGTGCAGTTCCTGATAGATTATCTCTTCTGTCTTGTGATGCTTCTTTTAGGAAAGAATTTCATGAAATT TTGATGGCTGCGGGAAGTGATCCAATTGTGGAGAGTTTTGTTGGCTGCGTAAGGCTAGCTTGGGTAGTACATTTGATGTTGACTAATGATGACAATGCTGCAAGGGACACAGTTTCAAGTGTCTCATCTAATGACTTGGTTCCTATAAGGTCTTCTCTGGAAACTGTTTTCTCAAATAACATTTTCCAGTTCTTTCTGGATAAAGTTCTTCGAACTGCAGCCTATCag GGACAAGGTCAGTTGAAATTTTCTGGTTCTTGCACTTTTGGTAATGATACTCTGAAACAAATTGTTTTGAAG GTTAAGGAATCAAAGGAGAAAGCTATGACTGTGCTTAATTCATATCGAATAGCTGGATCACATGATGTTCATGATAGCAATGTACTTTCTCAACAGGCTATTGAAACAGGCGCCTTGCCATTTGTCTCTCTCTTGGAATTCGTTAGTGAAATTTATCAG AAGGAACCGGAGCTGGTTTCTGGGAATGATGTCCTGTGGACATTTGTGATTTTTGCTGGAGAGGATcatacaaattttcaaacactGGTGGCTTTCTTAAAAATGCTGAGTACCTTG GCTTCAAGTCAAGAAGGTGCATCAAAGGTTTATGAATTACTCCAGGGAAAGTCATTCCGCTCTGTTGGGTGGAGAACTTTGTTTGATTGCTTGTCAATTTATGATGAAAAGTTCAAACAGTCCCTTCAAACTTCTGGGGCCATGTTACCAGAGTTTCAGGAAGGGGATGCAAAAGCACTTGTTGCATATTTGAATGTCCTTCAGAAG GTTATGGAAAATGGAAATCCTGTTGAAAGGAAGAACTGGTTTCTTGATATTGAACCACTATTTAAGCTTCTTAGTTATGAAAATGTGCCTCCATATTTGAAG GGTGCTCTACGGAATGCAATAGCTGCGTTTGTACATGTTTCTCCAGTTCAAAAGGATGCTATTTGGAGCTACCTTGAACGTTATGATCTACCTGTGGTCGTTGGAACGAATGTCGGGAACTCTGCACAGCCAATGCCTGGGCAg GTTTATGATATGCAATTTGAGCTGAATGAAATAGAATCAAGGAGAGAGCAGTATCCTTCAACGATATCTTTCCTTAATCTCTTAAATGTACTAATCGCTGAAGAGAAAGATGTGAGCGACAGAGGGCGTAG ATTTGTTGGCATCTTCAGGTTCATATATGATCATGTATTTGGGCCATTCCCGCAAAGAGCATATGCAGATCCTTGTGAGAGATGGCAACTGGTTGTTGCTTGTCTTAAGCATTTTCATAT GGTGCTGAACATGTATGACATTCAAGAGGAGGATATTGATAGTGTTGTTGAACAATCGTCAGCTATAATGCAGCCATCTTCGCTTCAGATGCAGCTCCCTGTGTTAGAGTTGCTAAAA GATTTCATGAGTGGCAAAACTATTTTCCGTAATATTATGGGTATTCTACAAACTGGAGTCAATTCAGTAATTACTGAACGGACTAATCAAGCATACGGGCCACTTTTAGAAAAGGCTGTGCAACTGTCTTTGGAAATTATTATCCTTGTCTTTGAGAAGGATTTACTTGTGTCCGATTTCTGGCGTCCTTTATACCAG CCTTTGGATGTTATACTCTCTCAAGATCATAATCAAATTGTAGCTTTGTTGGAGTATGTAAGATATGGTTTTTCACCAAAAATTCAGCAGTGCTCCATCAAAATCATGAGTGTACTGAG TTCTCGCATGGTTGGGCTAGTACAATTACTGCTAAAATACAATGCAGCAAGCAGTTTGGTGGAGGATTATGCAGCCTGCCTTGAGTTAAGATCTGAAGAGAGTCAAATTGTAGAGAACAGTGGTGAGGATCCAGGGGTTCTCATAATGCAG CTTCTCATTGATAACGTCAGTAGGCCGGCTCCAAATATTACACATTTACTGCTCAAATTTGATCTTGATACACCTATTGAACGGACTCTCTTGCAGCCAAAGTTTCATTACAG TTGCTTGAAGATTATCCTTGAAATATTGGACAAGCTTTCAAAACCAGATGTGAATGCATTACTTCATGAATTTGGTTTTCAG CTGCTCTATGACTTGTGCTTGGATCCATTAACATGTGCTCCTACCATGGATATGTTGAGTAATAGAAAGTATCAGTTTTTTGTTAAG CACCTTGATACTGTCGGTGTAGCTTCACTCCCTAAACGAAATAGTAACCAGGCGCTTCGCATCAGTTCCCTCCATCAG AGAGCATGGCTACTAAAGCTTTTAGCGATTGAACTGCATGCTGGTTATGGGAGTAGCTCTTCTCACCAAGAGACATGCCAGATCATCCTTGCTCATCTATTTGGGCTGGACTTTATTGATGATAAGGCTGATCATGCTATCTCTTCCCCTTTCCCAAATCCTAGTGGAACCAGAACCATCAGTAAGAGCAAG GTTTTAGAGTTGCTTGAAGTTGTCCAATTCAGATCTCCAGATACTGCTGTGAAGCTTTCACAGATTGTTTCCAGTGCAAAATATGATTCGCTG gCAGAAGACATACTTGAGAATCCAGCAACTTCGGAAAAGGGTGGTATCTACTACTATTCGGAGCGGGGCGATCGTCTGATTGACCTTGCTTCATTCAGTGACAAATTATGGAAG AAATTCAATTCTGTTTATCCCCAGTTGAGTAACTTTGGCAGTGAAGGAGAGCTAAATGATGTTAGGGAGACAATTCAACAGTTGTTGAGATGGGGATGGAAGTACAACAAGAACCTGGAGGAACAAGCTGCCCAACTTCATATGTTAATAGGATGGTCTCAGATTGTTgag GTCTCTGTATCTAGACGGATATCTTTGCTTGGAAGCAGATCTGAAATCTTATATCA AATTCTTGATTCATCCCTTGGTGCTTCTGCTTCTCCGGACTGTTCATTAAGGATGGCATTTATATCGTGCCAG GTTGCCCTTACATGCATGGCTAAACTCCGTGATGAAAGGTTTTTAAGCCCAAGTGGATTAAATGCTGACAGTGTTACATTTCTTGATGTTATCATGGTGAAACAATTGTCAAATGGTGCTTGTCACTCTCTTTTGTTTAAGCTAATCATGTCAATTTTGAGGCATGAATCGTCTGAAGCCTTGAGGAGACG CCAATATGCCTTGCTTCTTAGCTATTTCCAGTATTGTCAACACATGCTTGCTCCAGATGTTCCAACAACAGTTTTGCAGTTTTTGTTACTTGATGAACAAGATGGTGAAGATCTGGATCTCCAGAAG ATTGATAAAGAACAAGCTGAACTAGCTCATGCCAATTTCTCTATATTAAGGAAAGAGGCTCAAGCCATCTTGGATTTG GTAATAAAAGATGCAACTCAAGGCAGTGAACCTGGGAAGACAATCTCTCTCTATGTTCTGGATGCACTGATTTGTATTGATCATAACAAGTATTTCTTAAGCCAACTTCAAAGTAGGGGTTTTTTAAGGTCCTGCTTAACAAATATCAGTAATGTTTCCTATCAG GATGGCAGGCATTCTTTAGACTTGTTGCAGCGAGCATGTACTCTTGAGGCTGAACTTGCATTGCTTTTGAGAATCAGTCAGAAGTATGGGAAATCTGGTGCCCAGGTTCTATTTTCAATGGGAACTCTGGAGCATATTTCTTCATGCAGAGCTGTAAAATTGCAG GGAAGTTTAAGACGAGTTGACACAAAGCTCCGAAGGGATTTAGCCAAGGACATTGACAAGCAACGGATGATTGTAACTCCTATGTTGAGATTGGTGTTTTCTCTCACGTCATTGGTTGATACTTCTGATTTTTTTGAG gtaaagaataaaattgttcGTGAAGTCATTGAGTTTGTCAAAGGACATCAATTACTATTTGATCAAGTTCTTCAAGAAAATGTTTTTGGGGGTGATGAATTGATAATGGAGCAGATTAATCTTGTTGTTGGTATACTTACCAAG GTTTGGCCTTATGAGGAAAATGATGAATATGGCTTTGTTCAAGGTCTGTTTGCTATTATGCATGTGCTTTTCTCTAGTGATCTGGAGAGTTCAATGTACCCTCGATCAGTTAGAGCTCCTGAG GATCAGAGGAGGTCAGAGTTGAACACATTTCGGTTATGCTTCAGTCTAAGCTCCTATTTATATTTTCTGGTGACAAAGAAATCACTAAGGTTGCAG GTTTCAGATGGTGCTGGTGATTACAATGCCCATTCTGGACTGCAACAGCCCACATTGAATTCGCTTGGTTCTCTTCTTAATTATGTGACAACTGTTCTAGAAAGAGCCGCTGAAGAAAAATCTTTACTGCTTAATAAG ATTCGGGACATAAATGAACTATCAAGACAGGAGGTAGACGAAGTTATTAATATGTGCGTCCGACAAGATTATGCTTCATCATCTGATGACATACAGAAAAG GAGATATGTTGCAATGGTGGAAATGTGCCAGTTTGTTGGTAATAGGGATCAGCTAATCACCTTATTACTCCCTCTTGTGGAGCATATATTGAATATCATTCACATCCATTTTCAGGACAG TTCTGTTGTATCTGATAGCAGTGGAACTATGAAAATGATAACATACGGTGCCAAGTCTGACTTGGGACAGGACATTAGTATGTTCTGTGGAAAGTTAATTCCAACCTTAGAACGGCTTGAATTACTTAGTGAG GATAAAGTTGGCCACAATGTTAAGGTATTCCGCAGAGTAGTTACTTCACTTAAGGAAATCACCATACAAAAGTTGACATGA
- the LOC123194649 gene encoding nuclear pore complex protein NUP205 isoform X1: MVSPKQLLSIIESTLLGASPPSPTQRIELIHALRNALPSFQSLLSYPPPKPSDRAQLQFREVRLPDSPPISLDDQDVQIASKLSDDLHLNEIDCVRLLVSANQEWGFMGRGPLEVLRLASGLWYTERRDLITALYVLLRAVVLDQGLEEDIVAEILNFLENLINAGLRQRLIFLIKELNREEPAGLGGPLCERYVLDSRGALVERRAVVCRERLILGHCLVLSVLVVRPNQKDVKDAFSALKDSAAELNESNDTLKHQITFSLLFSLVITLISDALSAVPDRLSLLSCDASFRKEFHEILMAAGSDPIVESFVGCVRLAWVVHLMLTNDDNAARDTVSSVSSNDLVPIRSSLETVFSNNIFQFFLDKVLRTAAYQNDDEDIVYMYNAYLHKLITCFLSHPLARDKVKESKEKAMTVLNSYRIAGSHDVHDSNVLSQQAIETGALPFVSLLEFVSEIYQKEPELVSGNDVLWTFVIFAGEDHTNFQTLVAFLKMLSTLASSQEGASKVYELLQGKSFRSVGWRTLFDCLSIYDEKFKQSLQTSGAMLPEFQEGDAKALVAYLNVLQKVMENGNPVERKNWFLDIEPLFKLLSYENVPPYLKGALRNAIAAFVHVSPVQKDAIWSYLERYDLPVVVGTNVGNSAQPMPGQVYDMQFELNEIESRREQYPSTISFLNLLNVLIAEEKDVSDRGRRFVGIFRFIYDHVFGPFPQRAYADPCERWQLVVACLKHFHMVLNMYDIQEEDIDSVVEQSSAIMQPSSLQMQLPVLELLKDFMSGKTIFRNIMGILQTGVNSVITERTNQAYGPLLEKAVQLSLEIIILVFEKDLLVSDFWRPLYQPLDVILSQDHNQIVALLEYVRYGFSPKIQQCSIKIMSVLSSRMVGLVQLLLKYNAASSLVEDYAACLELRSEESQIVENSGEDPGVLIMQLLIDNVSRPAPNITHLLLKFDLDTPIERTLLQPKFHYSCLKIILEILDKLSKPDVNALLHEFGFQLLYDLCLDPLTCAPTMDMLSNRKYQFFVKHLDTVGVASLPKRNSNQALRISSLHQRAWLLKLLAIELHAGYGSSSSHQETCQIILAHLFGLDFIDDKADHAISSPFPNPSGTRTISKSKVLELLEVVQFRSPDTAVKLSQIVSSAKYDSLAEDILENPATSEKGGIYYYSERGDRLIDLASFSDKLWKKFNSVYPQLSNFGSEGELNDVRETIQQLLRWGWKYNKNLEEQAAQLHMLIGWSQIVEVSVSRRISLLGSRSEILYQILDSSLGASASPDCSLRMAFISCQVALTCMAKLRDERFLSPSGLNADSVTFLDVIMVKQLSNGACHSLLFKLIMSILRHESSEALRRRQYALLLSYFQYCQHMLAPDVPTTVLQFLLLDEQDGEDLDLQKIDKEQAELAHANFSILRKEAQAILDLVIKDATQGSEPGKTISLYVLDALICIDHNKYFLSQLQSRGFLRSCLTNISNVSYQDGRHSLDLLQRACTLEAELALLLRISQKYGKSGAQVLFSMGTLEHISSCRAVKLQGSLRRVDTKLRRDLAKDIDKQRMIVTPMLRLVFSLTSLVDTSDFFEVKNKIVREVIEFVKGHQLLFDQVLQENVFGGDELIMEQINLVVGILTKVWPYEENDEYGFVQGLFAIMHVLFSSDLESSMYPRSVRAPEDQRRSELNTFRLCFSLSSYLYFLVTKKSLRLQVSDGAGDYNAHSGLQQPTLNSLGSLLNYVTTVLERAAEEKSLLLNKIRDINELSRQEVDEVINMCVRQDYASSSDDIQKRRYVAMVEMCQFVGNRDQLITLLLPLVEHILNIIHIHFQDSSVVSDSSGTMKMITYGAKSDLGQDISMFCGKLIPTLERLELLSEDKVGHNVKVFRRVVTSLKEITIQKLT, translated from the exons GAACTCAATCGGGAAGAACCTGCTGGTTTAGGTGGGCCCCTCTGTGAGCGCTATGTTCTTGATTCTAGAGGTGCTCTTGTTGAGCGGAGAGCTGTGGTTTGTAGGGAAAGGCTAATTCTGGGACATTGTCTTGTCCTTTCTGTTTTAGTTGTGCGACCAA ATCAAAAAGATGTAAAGGATGCCTTCTCTGCTTTAAAAGACAGTGCTGCAGAACTTAATGAGAGCAATGACACCTTAAAGCATCAG ATTACCTTTagtcttctcttctctcttgtCATCACTTTGATATCAGATGCTCTCAGTGCAGTTCCTGATAGATTATCTCTTCTGTCTTGTGATGCTTCTTTTAGGAAAGAATTTCATGAAATT TTGATGGCTGCGGGAAGTGATCCAATTGTGGAGAGTTTTGTTGGCTGCGTAAGGCTAGCTTGGGTAGTACATTTGATGTTGACTAATGATGACAATGCTGCAAGGGACACAGTTTCAAGTGTCTCATCTAATGACTTGGTTCCTATAAGGTCTTCTCTGGAAACTGTTTTCTCAAATAACATTTTCCAGTTCTTTCTGGATAAAGTTCTTCGAACTGCAGCCTATCag AATGATGATGAAGACATTGTCTATATGTATAATGCGTATTTGCACAAGCTGATTACTTGTTTCCTATCTCATCCACTTGCCAGGGACAAG GTTAAGGAATCAAAGGAGAAAGCTATGACTGTGCTTAATTCATATCGAATAGCTGGATCACATGATGTTCATGATAGCAATGTACTTTCTCAACAGGCTATTGAAACAGGCGCCTTGCCATTTGTCTCTCTCTTGGAATTCGTTAGTGAAATTTATCAG AAGGAACCGGAGCTGGTTTCTGGGAATGATGTCCTGTGGACATTTGTGATTTTTGCTGGAGAGGATcatacaaattttcaaacactGGTGGCTTTCTTAAAAATGCTGAGTACCTTG GCTTCAAGTCAAGAAGGTGCATCAAAGGTTTATGAATTACTCCAGGGAAAGTCATTCCGCTCTGTTGGGTGGAGAACTTTGTTTGATTGCTTGTCAATTTATGATGAAAAGTTCAAACAGTCCCTTCAAACTTCTGGGGCCATGTTACCAGAGTTTCAGGAAGGGGATGCAAAAGCACTTGTTGCATATTTGAATGTCCTTCAGAAG GTTATGGAAAATGGAAATCCTGTTGAAAGGAAGAACTGGTTTCTTGATATTGAACCACTATTTAAGCTTCTTAGTTATGAAAATGTGCCTCCATATTTGAAG GGTGCTCTACGGAATGCAATAGCTGCGTTTGTACATGTTTCTCCAGTTCAAAAGGATGCTATTTGGAGCTACCTTGAACGTTATGATCTACCTGTGGTCGTTGGAACGAATGTCGGGAACTCTGCACAGCCAATGCCTGGGCAg GTTTATGATATGCAATTTGAGCTGAATGAAATAGAATCAAGGAGAGAGCAGTATCCTTCAACGATATCTTTCCTTAATCTCTTAAATGTACTAATCGCTGAAGAGAAAGATGTGAGCGACAGAGGGCGTAG ATTTGTTGGCATCTTCAGGTTCATATATGATCATGTATTTGGGCCATTCCCGCAAAGAGCATATGCAGATCCTTGTGAGAGATGGCAACTGGTTGTTGCTTGTCTTAAGCATTTTCATAT GGTGCTGAACATGTATGACATTCAAGAGGAGGATATTGATAGTGTTGTTGAACAATCGTCAGCTATAATGCAGCCATCTTCGCTTCAGATGCAGCTCCCTGTGTTAGAGTTGCTAAAA GATTTCATGAGTGGCAAAACTATTTTCCGTAATATTATGGGTATTCTACAAACTGGAGTCAATTCAGTAATTACTGAACGGACTAATCAAGCATACGGGCCACTTTTAGAAAAGGCTGTGCAACTGTCTTTGGAAATTATTATCCTTGTCTTTGAGAAGGATTTACTTGTGTCCGATTTCTGGCGTCCTTTATACCAG CCTTTGGATGTTATACTCTCTCAAGATCATAATCAAATTGTAGCTTTGTTGGAGTATGTAAGATATGGTTTTTCACCAAAAATTCAGCAGTGCTCCATCAAAATCATGAGTGTACTGAG TTCTCGCATGGTTGGGCTAGTACAATTACTGCTAAAATACAATGCAGCAAGCAGTTTGGTGGAGGATTATGCAGCCTGCCTTGAGTTAAGATCTGAAGAGAGTCAAATTGTAGAGAACAGTGGTGAGGATCCAGGGGTTCTCATAATGCAG CTTCTCATTGATAACGTCAGTAGGCCGGCTCCAAATATTACACATTTACTGCTCAAATTTGATCTTGATACACCTATTGAACGGACTCTCTTGCAGCCAAAGTTTCATTACAG TTGCTTGAAGATTATCCTTGAAATATTGGACAAGCTTTCAAAACCAGATGTGAATGCATTACTTCATGAATTTGGTTTTCAG CTGCTCTATGACTTGTGCTTGGATCCATTAACATGTGCTCCTACCATGGATATGTTGAGTAATAGAAAGTATCAGTTTTTTGTTAAG CACCTTGATACTGTCGGTGTAGCTTCACTCCCTAAACGAAATAGTAACCAGGCGCTTCGCATCAGTTCCCTCCATCAG AGAGCATGGCTACTAAAGCTTTTAGCGATTGAACTGCATGCTGGTTATGGGAGTAGCTCTTCTCACCAAGAGACATGCCAGATCATCCTTGCTCATCTATTTGGGCTGGACTTTATTGATGATAAGGCTGATCATGCTATCTCTTCCCCTTTCCCAAATCCTAGTGGAACCAGAACCATCAGTAAGAGCAAG GTTTTAGAGTTGCTTGAAGTTGTCCAATTCAGATCTCCAGATACTGCTGTGAAGCTTTCACAGATTGTTTCCAGTGCAAAATATGATTCGCTG gCAGAAGACATACTTGAGAATCCAGCAACTTCGGAAAAGGGTGGTATCTACTACTATTCGGAGCGGGGCGATCGTCTGATTGACCTTGCTTCATTCAGTGACAAATTATGGAAG AAATTCAATTCTGTTTATCCCCAGTTGAGTAACTTTGGCAGTGAAGGAGAGCTAAATGATGTTAGGGAGACAATTCAACAGTTGTTGAGATGGGGATGGAAGTACAACAAGAACCTGGAGGAACAAGCTGCCCAACTTCATATGTTAATAGGATGGTCTCAGATTGTTgag GTCTCTGTATCTAGACGGATATCTTTGCTTGGAAGCAGATCTGAAATCTTATATCA AATTCTTGATTCATCCCTTGGTGCTTCTGCTTCTCCGGACTGTTCATTAAGGATGGCATTTATATCGTGCCAG GTTGCCCTTACATGCATGGCTAAACTCCGTGATGAAAGGTTTTTAAGCCCAAGTGGATTAAATGCTGACAGTGTTACATTTCTTGATGTTATCATGGTGAAACAATTGTCAAATGGTGCTTGTCACTCTCTTTTGTTTAAGCTAATCATGTCAATTTTGAGGCATGAATCGTCTGAAGCCTTGAGGAGACG CCAATATGCCTTGCTTCTTAGCTATTTCCAGTATTGTCAACACATGCTTGCTCCAGATGTTCCAACAACAGTTTTGCAGTTTTTGTTACTTGATGAACAAGATGGTGAAGATCTGGATCTCCAGAAG ATTGATAAAGAACAAGCTGAACTAGCTCATGCCAATTTCTCTATATTAAGGAAAGAGGCTCAAGCCATCTTGGATTTG GTAATAAAAGATGCAACTCAAGGCAGTGAACCTGGGAAGACAATCTCTCTCTATGTTCTGGATGCACTGATTTGTATTGATCATAACAAGTATTTCTTAAGCCAACTTCAAAGTAGGGGTTTTTTAAGGTCCTGCTTAACAAATATCAGTAATGTTTCCTATCAG GATGGCAGGCATTCTTTAGACTTGTTGCAGCGAGCATGTACTCTTGAGGCTGAACTTGCATTGCTTTTGAGAATCAGTCAGAAGTATGGGAAATCTGGTGCCCAGGTTCTATTTTCAATGGGAACTCTGGAGCATATTTCTTCATGCAGAGCTGTAAAATTGCAG GGAAGTTTAAGACGAGTTGACACAAAGCTCCGAAGGGATTTAGCCAAGGACATTGACAAGCAACGGATGATTGTAACTCCTATGTTGAGATTGGTGTTTTCTCTCACGTCATTGGTTGATACTTCTGATTTTTTTGAG gtaaagaataaaattgttcGTGAAGTCATTGAGTTTGTCAAAGGACATCAATTACTATTTGATCAAGTTCTTCAAGAAAATGTTTTTGGGGGTGATGAATTGATAATGGAGCAGATTAATCTTGTTGTTGGTATACTTACCAAG GTTTGGCCTTATGAGGAAAATGATGAATATGGCTTTGTTCAAGGTCTGTTTGCTATTATGCATGTGCTTTTCTCTAGTGATCTGGAGAGTTCAATGTACCCTCGATCAGTTAGAGCTCCTGAG GATCAGAGGAGGTCAGAGTTGAACACATTTCGGTTATGCTTCAGTCTAAGCTCCTATTTATATTTTCTGGTGACAAAGAAATCACTAAGGTTGCAG GTTTCAGATGGTGCTGGTGATTACAATGCCCATTCTGGACTGCAACAGCCCACATTGAATTCGCTTGGTTCTCTTCTTAATTATGTGACAACTGTTCTAGAAAGAGCCGCTGAAGAAAAATCTTTACTGCTTAATAAG ATTCGGGACATAAATGAACTATCAAGACAGGAGGTAGACGAAGTTATTAATATGTGCGTCCGACAAGATTATGCTTCATCATCTGATGACATACAGAAAAG GAGATATGTTGCAATGGTGGAAATGTGCCAGTTTGTTGGTAATAGGGATCAGCTAATCACCTTATTACTCCCTCTTGTGGAGCATATATTGAATATCATTCACATCCATTTTCAGGACAG TTCTGTTGTATCTGATAGCAGTGGAACTATGAAAATGATAACATACGGTGCCAAGTCTGACTTGGGACAGGACATTAGTATGTTCTGTGGAAAGTTAATTCCAACCTTAGAACGGCTTGAATTACTTAGTGAG GATAAAGTTGGCCACAATGTTAAGGTATTCCGCAGAGTAGTTACTTCACTTAAGGAAATCACCATACAAAAGTTGACATGA